One window of the Cryptomeria japonica chromosome 7, Sugi_1.0, whole genome shotgun sequence genome contains the following:
- the LOC131856579 gene encoding coniferyl alcohol acyltransferase-like codes for MIFTSWAKLSRNYSTASLNRSNTRCMLCPRDFPGYSAKIDNMYVRHSSEECSRENTHPPPLASNGIMDLQFYANKDGKSYTKLEVFSAYLWKLTICTQKVKDTMNYKIGIVVDGCQRLREIGISANYFGNVLILPFIESNACYIKSKPLCWSAGLIHDAIKSAANEEDIQSLIDFVETTKPTPVLAKI; via the coding sequence ATGATTTTCACAAGTTGGGCAAAGCTTTCTCGAAATTATTCAACTGCATCGCTGAATCGAAGCAATACACGCTGCATGTTATGCCCTCGCGATTTCCCTGGTTACTCTGCTAAAATTGACAATATGTATGTGAGGCATTCTTCAGAAGAATGCAGCCGAGAAAATACTCACCCACCTCCTTTAGCAAGTAACGGCATTATGGATCTTCAATTTTATGCAAACAAAGATGGTAAGAGTTACACCAAATTAGAGGTGTTCAGTGCTTACTTATGGAAGCTAACGATATGCACCCAGAAGGTGAAGGACACCATGAATTATAAAATAGGAATAGTTGTAGATGGCTGCCAACGCTTAAGGGAGATTGGGATTTCTGCTAATTACTTTGGCAATGTTCTTATCTTGCCCTTTATTGAGTCTAATGCTTGTTATATAAAAAGCAAACCGCTTTGTTGGAGTGCAGGGTTAATTCATGATGCCATAAAGAGTGCAGCGAATGAGGAGGACATTCAAAGCTTAATTGACTTCGTGGAGACTACAAAGCCAACACCTGTCTTAGCCAAGATTTAG